The following are encoded in a window of Fluviibacter phosphoraccumulans genomic DNA:
- the rbfA gene encoding 30S ribosome-binding factor RbfA — protein sequence MKRGSQRGFARTDRVAEQIRRDLSELIRAEIRDPRVQQVSLTAVEVTPDYAHAKIFYTALVGEAEREALAKGLQRAAGFLRHELSRQLLLRTVPELHFEYDASVERGVSLSSLIDSAVARTADDADEDLPAKD from the coding sequence ATGAAGCGGGGTTCACAACGCGGGTTTGCCCGGACGGATCGCGTGGCGGAGCAAATCCGCCGCGATCTGTCTGAGCTGATTCGTGCAGAAATCAGAGACCCCCGCGTTCAGCAGGTGTCGCTGACTGCGGTTGAAGTGACGCCGGACTATGCCCACGCCAAGATTTTCTATACGGCACTGGTGGGTGAGGCAGAGCGCGAAGCGCTGGCTAAAGGCCTGCAACGCGCCGCCGGTTTTTTGCGTCACGAACTCTCGCGTCAATTGTTGCTGCGGACCGTGCCTGAATTGCACTTTGAGTACGACGCCTCGGTGGAGCGTGGTGTGAGCCTGTCATCGTTGATCGACTCCGCCGTTGCACGAACCGCAGATGACGCCGACGAAGATCTGCCAGCCAAGGACTAA